The DNA window gctttttgaaaaacaaaagtaatGGGACCAACAAAAGCGTTTCACTTAACAAACAACAGTCGAAAATACCCAAATGTGCAGAGAAATAAAGTCAACGAGCACTTAaatttctctcatttctaaTTGGTGCAATGTGAAAATGTCATAGATATGACAGATTTTTGttgaaaataatacattttaaattgtTATCAATCATTCTTTATATCAGCATTTGCATCTTCAAAGATCTTTCTCCACGTTTCCTTATATATATCATAGATGTGAACGATTACATGGCAGATATTGTATACATATGTCGTATATATGCTTACTTACTTTCAAGTTTATTATTGTCTTAACAGCATATCAGGTCAAGGTGATGATTTTCCTAAAAACATCCCCTCTTGAACAACTAATATAATAATCCAACCAGCAGATgcttaaatgattaaaaaaagcagtATTGCAGCTTTACTTCTCATTGCAAATCAAACAAAGGCTGAATCGGCCTGTCTTGTGCctcgcacgcgcgcacacgcgcacgcacacacactgctgctggcTATTGTCTGGGAATAGAGATGAAAAGGCTCCTCGTGGCCCGGGGGTCAGAGCTATTGACCAGTTGATGTGTGAGTAGAGTCCGAGCTTGGTTTTCCCACAGTCCCTGCGTCCACTCAGGGCTTAATACCCTCAGTCAACAATAGAAGTGTGCCATGGATGAACAAGCAGGAGCTTTCTTGTCCAGGCACTGAGGACATGTGCAAAGAGCTGCGAGGGGAAAATCTTGGGGTTTTttgatgaggttttttttttttggcatcatGGAAATAACAGGACACACAATTAATGACTGGTGACCATCAGACAGACCTGTTgttctggtgtgttttcagCTCTTTGGTCAAGGTGATGCAACACCAGGACGACTCTCGTTACAGGTCATAAGTCCAAATCGAATGTAGTTGTGTAATTCTGTAAAGCATCATATGGCGCCCTTGACCCAGGCCCATATGGGTGCGGATGGGATTCCAGGGTGCTGCACAGGGGCGTCCAGCTGTTGCAGGAAGATGGCTTCATTACAGAGGTCAGATATCACAGTACAGGCTCTAGCTCTCAGGACAGGTCCAGCAACACATACTGCCAGTCTCTGGAAGACCATCATCACATTAgatttgggtgtgtgtgtgtgtgtgtgtgtgtgtgtgtgggggggggggggggggtgaaggggtgGGGTCATCTTCCTTGCGTTGATATCCCCGAGGACGTCCTAATGAAGTCTGCGGAGCCCTTTTTAAATTCAATGCTTGAAATTACCTCCAGACTTTTTTAATCCTCACGTGTCCCAAAATAACGAGACAAGGGACCAAAGCTGACGGGACATCTGAATGGCATCATGGACTCCCCTATGGTTTGTGGATGATACGCGTGCAATAAAGTGTGTGTAATTGTCCTCCAGAAACCCATCAGAAGCTTCCGCCAGCGCTGCCTTGTCACTGGAGCGTGAGATAAGCAACAGATCCTGATAAGTGCCTGACAGAATGTCATTATCCACTTGATGTATATCTCGGGAAAGGTTTTATCTGTCCTGGTCAGCCTGGGACTGCGTCATCTCTGGGTTATTGATGCATGTCCTATTGTTAGAGCCCCCACAACTGCCCGAGTCACGTGGCTTTGTTATGCTAATCAATACTATTGCTAACTGCACAGACATGGCTCTGTTTATACCAACTACTCCACCATTCAGCCAGCCAGGTTGGTGAGAATGACAGTATTAGATGACAGAGAGAGACCTTTTGTAATAAACTTCTACAACAATCTGAGTACTTGTGGAATTTGTGTTAAACTCCCTGTGTCCTCTTTCTCCAGTCTGAGGAAACTCAAAGTCATTCTGGAAAAAAGCACCACAAGCAGGAACCAAACTCCAAACTGGAGAAGATCCTGGAGATGACCATGAGcttcctgaggcagcagctgcagccaaggCCACGCTCACTGTTGGAAGGACTCGCCACACTTCCTCCTTGCACGGGCCAACACGGTGGTCTCGGCCCCCTCGCTGCAGGGCCCCTCGCTGCAGGGCCCCTCGCTGCAGGCCCCTCGCTGCAGGCCCCTCGCTGCAGGGCCCCTCGCTGCAGGCCCCTCGCTGCAgggcccccagcagcagcagcagcagcagcagctcgtccCGGGTGTGCTCCAGTCCCAGGCCCaccacaggagcagcaggacccGTGTGGAGGCCCTGGTAGAACCCGTGACCCACAGACACTGTTAGACCTGAGGGGAGCGGCACCCTCCCTCATTATGTGGGAAATATGTTTCCAGCCTGCTCACACCGAGTGTGTTTGGTGCTTCATCACAGTGATGACAATAAGTGGGGAACTTTTCTCATAGTTAGATAACTGtcagtgatttattttctgtaGTTTTCACAGGGTCCTTCTCTTTATCAATTAATATTGTTTTGTCTCaaaataaacatgtattttcTTATCTCATTTGACTTTTAGAAGTCAGTTTATATATTTGACTtagcttatttatttttgtgaaaAGCACTTTTTATGGCTTCATGTCCTAAATTTTACCGTGCATGTTGCATTGGTATATTACAAGgttcaatataaaatatatttttggaaAACTTTGATGAATCAGGACTAATAAATCAACACCCGCAATTGTTTAAACCAAATGTACAACTCTCTGAATTATCATGGAGATAATGTGATGTATTCCTTCCTATAGGTTCCAACTGTTCACATCAGGAAACAATTCCAAAGAGATCACTctctttaatcattttaacCTTCTGAGACCTGAACTTTATCTTTATATGCTGTAAGTCCTAATATGAGGACTGTATGGTGAACCTATATAATACCTAATTAAAGCTAGTAATTACAGTATCATGTCTATAAGCAATATGTATTTGTTTATTGATCTTAAACTTGAATCTAAAAGCTGAAACCACTCGTTAAACATTATCAATTGTTTCATGGTAAATAAACAGCATCAAAAGATTTTTTATGattgtttcttttattgttaattgtcaaacaaataaaaaaaatattaagaGCATAAAGGTGATAGCAAAAGAgcaatttcacacacacatgcacaaacaaacaaacacgtaCAAAGCAGAATTTTGGCATAGATcactgaaaagaaaaggagagaaatatTCTCAACAGAACTGTCAGTGTAAGGCAGTATTGCAGATACTGTTACAAGCAGTCTCAGATAAACTCCACTGGAGTAAACAGACACCTCACAGAATATGACAGTAATATCAGCACAGCATCAAACATCTttaaacacaaaggaaaaacacacgTGAGTTCCAGTCAGAGCAGAACAGTCTTTCAGTAAGTCAGGGACGTCCCTTTTACTTGTCCATCAATGTGATGAGACAATAAGAAAGCCCACCTTGAGCAGGCAGGCTGGAAACATATTTCCTACATAATGAGGGAGGGTGCAGCTCCCCTCAGGTCTAACAGTGTCTGTGGGTCACGGGTTCTACCAGGGCCTCCACACAGGGCCCCTGCTGCTCTTGTTGTCCTCCAGGGTGGTGGGCCTGGGACTGGAGGACACTGGGGATGAGCTGCCGCCTCTCTGAGCctgagggagctgctgctgcttctgctgctgggggCCCTGCAGCGAGGGGGCCGAGACCTCCGGGTTGGAccctgcagagaggaagtgtgGCGAGTCCCTCCAGCAGTGGGTGTAGCCTGGGCTGTAGCTGCTGCCACACAGgctgggctgcagctgctgcctcaggaagCTCACGGTCATCTCCAGGATGTCGGCCTTCTCCAGCTTGGAGTTTGGTTCCTGCTTGTGGAACTCTTTTTCCAGGATGACTTTGAGTTGATCGATGCAGCTGTTGATTCGATCTCTGCGCATTTTCTCTACAACTGGTTTTCTCAGCTGGAGAAAGAGGACACAGGCAGGTTAGCACCAATTCAACAAGTAATcagagttgtttttttggttgtttttttttgtttttttaaagttgaataACATTTGCTTATGTACTTACTCTGATGTTGTCTTTCTCTGAGATATGGATTTGATGAGTGGAGTAGTTGGTGGAGCAGGGAGCCATGTCGGTGCAGGTGGAGTAAGATGCTTCTCCTGGGCTGCAGCGTGAGCTCTGATGCCTCTGGGGAAGCTGCTTCTCATTTTATACCGAGGCATTAGCATAACAAAGCCATGTGGATGAGGCAGGGCAGTGGTTCCCACACTCTGACCAGTGGGACTCCTGGGACAACAATGGGAGACGTCTATAATTCACAGAGCATTTATCTGTGTGAGGCGGTTTTCCCAAGATAAGCAACAGGTAATTAACAATTTATCAAGTGTCATCTGAGAATTTATCTCAGGCTGCAGGTTAGAATTTAATTCTTAGACACGCAAAACGTCCCGGGTAGTCTAATAAAGAAAGGGGTGTGCATTTTGAGACGTGGGGGCCAAACACATTGCTGCAATAAACCAAGCTGAAGGTTTCTCTTCAAAGGAGGTTTTCCTTCCTGtagggaaaaaacaacattgggGCGTGCAGAGGGGAGATTTCTGACACATGAAATGGTCCTTTTAATGTCAACTTTGTATGTTAAGCGTTCCAAAGTGCGCGCAAGATGCGTTAATTCACGCAAAATGTGACGAGACAAGATGGGATTTTGTTCCCTCCGAGCTGATTATTTTTCCCGTCTTGTTAGGAATCACAAACATCGCGCAAAATTGCGGTTTTGAGCGCTCCCAGGTGTGAAAGCGGGCGAGTGGCGCACGCTCCGGGCCGCGTGCTGTGCGGGAGGCGCGGTAAATCGCCTCGTGCTCACCTAATGACGCACAGCAGGACTGTTTTGAgtcgggtttttttttagcatcatTAAATTCGCTTTTAAAGCCTCTGGCACAAAGGGTTTAGTGACTAAAAAATatcgtttatttatttttaacaaaaaaaaccctcatcttTTTACACCAGTACATCTCGTTTTCGACCTAGCGACACAACACAATCCGAACCATGACCCATCTATCAAATAGCACCTATTTCATTCTGCGCATTGAGACTCAGGTTGGGTCTGATAGCTAGTTTGTAGTTACATATTTGTCAGTAAATTCCTGCCATCCCTCCActgagcagctcctgctctAAGATGAAAGTTTTGTGTCAAATTAGTGTCAACCTAATGGCATTATGGGAAGGTTGGCAGGGTGCCTACAAGGGCCCCCATCGTCGGCTGTCCCCAGATGTGAAGCCGTCCTTGTGGGCGCTGTGTGAGTAGTCCCGGCTCCCCCGTTTCCCACCACTCTCCCAACATCGGGGTAAATGAGCTACAGAAGCTTTGCCACTCCTCAATGCTCCATCGGGAATGTTAATGAATCTTTTGTTGCAGGACAAACACGAAGTCTGTGTCTCGGCCCGTCTGAGAAAAATCAAGTCGACTGTCCTCGCTGGCTGGCACTGAGCAGTCCATCTGCCTCCAGGGTGTGTGGATCcttcaggcacacacacatcctctaCCCAAGATGTGCTCAAAGGTTTATTTAATCCAAAGTAAAGAAGTGTCCCAAATGAAATGGCTCTTTATCAGGCGAACGCTCCCACCCTCAGCCTAAAGACACTTTTGTATCCTGCATGCgtcttttattaatttatctAAAGGAAGATGAGAACTGAGGTTCAGAATATTTTGTGTTAAACTCCTGATGGCACATGGACAAATCTTAATCTGTATTAATCAGATTATTTTCATCGGAGTGGCATTTAATCAggcctgtttttttaaatctaattcCCAGGCCTTTCTGTTGACTTAAACACCGAGGCGTCTGTGCGAGGCTGTGCATCCTCACAGGAGCTACTGTGCACAACGTGGCTACCGGCACTCTTTGTcaacaagtgtgtgtgaagaCGAGTTCCCCTCCCACCAGCAGTTTAAGGGCTCAGAATTCCTGCCATAAACCCCCGGCCATCGTTCAGACCTGTGGCGGCACAGAACGGCTTCCCATCAGCCATCTCTCTGTGAGTGTGGTATCTCCCGTTTCCCACACTCTGCGCCTATTCACTGGCCCCCGGGAGGGGAACAATAGAAGTGTGTCTTGTTACACATCACATTAGCCACGGTGTTTGATCTCCTGTTGAAGGGGGAGGGGAGCCAGCTTCAGCCGGACCATCTGGCCTGGCCAACGAGACCCTGAGAAAGTCCAAGCAGACCCTGAGAAAGGCACGCCGCATTCTCCACAActtctgcacacacaaataGTTGTGAAAGACTTTTGTGGTACTTGAGACATAATTCATGCACTACAGACAGCAGGCCGTGACCACCACCGAGGCAGAGCGGGAGGGTCCTGCAcaccccttttttttattttatctcctTTTTTCTGGACGTCCAGGCACCAGCGAGGCATGAAGATGAATCACATCCGGCAAACTTCTTCTCTACTGTCACAAATTACATGAGGTCAACTGGAAAGGAGCAAACctcaaacaacattaaaagtaaaaatcatTCATTCAATCGTTCAGATAAAGTGGTGGAGACTTTGATCCAGGTGCCCTCCAGAAACACACGTTTTAGGCATATTTGTGTGATATCAAgaaccattttttttgttttcctctgatgtttcctctcctctctcctctgtccttctcTCTTTTAGTTCTGATGCCAATGACTagttaaaaggttaaaaaaaaccatataTTATTCACCATCCTTTAGATTCAATGaagaaaaaagtcaaaatgttgTGaatcattaaaacatttttggtgTGAGAAACAATTTTGGCCGACTCACATTTCAAATTTTTACTGAATGGAAAATAAGAATATAACAGGCCAAAGTAGTTCAATCCACTCTAATAAATCTGTTGATCGGGCAGCAGCTCTGTCAACTCAGTTTAGTCCTAAGTTTAGTCCTAAGTCCTGTCAACTCTAGTTCTTAGTTTTAAAGACCACTACCAGTGGTCTGTGTTCACCATGTGAGCAAATGGGACTCTTTAAAAAACTAGACTAGTGTAAATCAGTATTATTCTGTCATTCTTCATcaaaataatgatgatgatgatgatgatgcaacATGCATGTTTAGAGGAATCTCTCATTTTCTATGCTGAGATTTAAATACTAATTATGTTAAAGGTTGTGCTAAACAAGATCAGTACCTGCAGCATTACAGGAACCTTTTCTAATTTTTGTCCTCTTGCTCTTGTGACTCTTTCCATTTTCCTCGGGTGAAGAAACGTTGAAAACAcagttgtttgtcattttaaaacttCATGTgaagttttcatttatttttccaacagcaaaactTCTCAAGGAAGCAATTCAACAAAACTGTTGCAGTGACAGAGTAACTTTCCCTTTATAAAAGGTAATAAAGGAGGATGACAACCAtccaatgacatcatcactcaaCAGTTATCAATAACAACTGATCACACATGGCCCCAATATGGGTCACATATTGTCAAAATAACGAATAATCAAAACATGATTTACAGGAAACGTGGATCCACAGGATCCGTTGATGGTTTGGAGGTGATTCAACAACATCAAGCTGATGAAATCTATCAAGAAACAATACATAGTATAAAAGATCAATAAGTGATACACAGTATCAAAGAACAATAAGAAATACTCGGGATCAAAGATCGATAAGTGATCCTCAGTATTGAGGATCAACAAGTAACACACAGTATCGAAGATCAATTGGAAACATTCAGTATGAAAGAGCAATAAGTGATCCTCAGTATTGAGGATCCATTAGTAATACTCAGTATCAGGAATCAATAAGTGATCCTCATCATTGAGGATCCATTAGTAATACTCAGTATCAGGAATCAATAATTAATCCTCATAATTGAGGATCCATTAGTAATACTCATTATCAGGAATCAATAAGTAATCCTCATAATTGAGGATCCATTAGTAATACTCAGTATCAGGAATCAATAATTAATCCTCATCATTGAGGATCCAGTAGTAATACTCAGTATCAGGAATCAATAAGTGATCCTCATCATTGAGGATCCATTAGTAATACTCAGTATCAGGAATCAATAAGTGATCCTCAGTATTGAGGATCAATAACACAAATACTCAGTATCAAAGACACGGATCAGCTCCACCCAACGTGGGTGTTACACAAATAAAAAGTGATATTTGCAAAGTCAAATCAAACACCAGTTCTTCCTCACAGGAATAGTGAACACTGTGTgtaatccacacacacacatgcgcgcacacacgtgcacacgtgcgcacacattCAGTAAAACCCGAATCGTCCGTCCTTCCAAAGGAATACCGGCACAGGATCGCCTCGGATACAAGGCTGAACCGTCCTCCTGCCGAACCAGAAGAACCGGGTCAGCCGGTAACTGTCTGTCCAGGACCTTCACGGACACAGGTGTCCCCCCACAGGTGTCCCCTCACAGGTGTCCCCCCACAGGTGTCCCCCCACAGGTGTCCCCTCACAGGTGTCCCCTCACAGGTGTCCCCCCACAGGTGTCCCCTCACAGGTGTCCCCCCACAGGTGTCCCCCCACAGGTGTCCCCTCACAGGTGTCCCCCCCTACCAAGGTCTCCACAGGGCGCTGCCGGCCTGGTGGGCTTCCTTACTGGAGCTTATCTGGTGGAGCGGAGAGCCAGGGGGAGAGAGTGTGGAGGGAGCGTGGCCGGTCCCGCTGGACGCCTGCAGGCCGTGGAAGTGGCCCAGGAGCCGCCTGTGCGCCTGCGTCTGGAGCTCGCAGCGGGACAGGAAGCTGACGGCCTCCTGGAGGCAGCGGGAATAACCGTCCCTGGCGGCCACGGGGCCCGGGAGCACGCTggccttctgcagctgctgctgctgctgccagcccCTCAGGTAGGACACGGCCATCTCCAGGATGTCGGCCTTCTCCTGCTTGGAGTCGGGCTGCTGCCGGAGGAACTCTGGTCCCAGCAGAGCCTTCAGCTGCTCgatgctggtgttgatgcgGTCGCGGCGCAGCTTCTCCACCATCGGCTTTCTCAGCTAAAGAGAGCAGGAGAAAAAGGGGGGGATTAATtcaggtgtttttttctctctctctccctcttaaAATcaaagttttcttttaaatcagatGAACAAATCTCAGTACGGAAATTCGGCTCACCTTATGAGCAGGAGCGAGATGTTCCTTAGGAAAAGTTGCTTGTCCAAAAACAGTGGGTGCCATGGCTGTCGAGTCAGAGCGGTCCTGCTCGGTCCAAGAGCCTCTCAGATCTGAGctgccttctcctcttctcccgcCTGTATTTATACACCCAAATCTCCATATGAATGTGTGGGTCTTGGGCTTGTTGGACTTTCTCACAGTCCCCAGGCCAATGGGAACGCTGGGAAGGGCTTTGAGGAACGCAGGGCTGCCACATGCTCAATGAAGTGTTTATAGCCGTGGGGACAATGAGTGTGTCTCcggggagcaggtggaggaatAGACCGCAAGAGAAAGAgcccggggtgggggggtggggagggaggaggcggaggggaAGGCTTTAGCTGGGAGGCTGACCCCGTGCTTGTGTTGATATGGGAAAGTGGTGACCCCACGGGGAAGCACGCCGCTGCCTCTTGTCATCTCTGCCGCCACGTAATTGAGCACAAAGTGCCTGCGCCACCAGGCACACGCGGGCGACGCCGAGGGCCAAATCTCAGGAAGGACCGACGCGGAGCCACGTCGACCACGCTGGCACCAGAGGAGCTTTGCACAGGCGTCGACTCGGAGCTTCCTCACCATTAAAGGTGTTTTGGGGACTCTGCTATTTTGATGGGCCGGTCATCAGATCATCATCTTGTTTCCTTGTCTAAAGAAACACCAGAATCAGCTTTAAGGACCACACGATCACTCCGACTCCGCTCAAACCTCCGATGATTCCGATGccaaataaacaggaagtgtcagaTAAGTGTGCTGCCTCCGCTGAGAATATCAACCATAAACGTCTCCACACTTCAGCACATGTTCacacatcagcccccccccccccccaccaccatcaccaccacacacGCGCTCAAACATTCTCACACAGGCCGCCACACACATTCacttcccccctctcttctcttcccctctcctctcttctcctctcttcacacacacacacacacacaacacacacacacacacacacaccacacacacacacacacacagcaagctGGCCCACTTGCCGCTGGCCACGTCTCAGTCACACGCTCCGCTCCTGCGTGTGTGGAACGTGGGAGCCGCCGTGGTCCCAGGCTTCCCACACTTCAGTGTTAATGACACTGAGGCCGGCTGCACAAAGGAAGTGTGCCCCATCAGACAAAGATTGAGTgaccaacccccccctcccacacacacacccacccacacacacacacacccagcagccCAGGGCTGTCAACAGGGCTTCCAGGCGCACCATCTGGATGGATCATACTCTATTGTCAGCCAGTCAAGCGTGGGAGATGTTCACCGTGAGAATTGGAGTGGCTTAAATAGGTAGAAAGTTAAATAAGTGCTAATGTCTGTGTGAACCTTTAAGGCCGAGTTACTCGGTGGAAACTTTATAGAACAGATTACCTTAAAAAGACTAATCACATTTTACAATCAAAGAagattaaaactaaaaaatgCTGCCGTCTCTGACAAATTAAACTACGCCAAACAATCGTATTGACTGCTGTTATCAATGTGCCTGAGACCTGATTGTGACCCAGAGGTCAAATACGGGAGCTCGGCCGGCGAACGCCCACCTTCCTGTGAAAGTGACATACTTTCCCTCCACGTTCCCACCACATATCACTGCCAGCCCCGGCAACAATCAGCATTGTGGAGCATCCGCAGAGAAGAGGGGCCCCTCCTCCCTGTTTgtttgggttgggggggggtggtcgtTGTACCCCATGAATTCTGCTAATTCATCCACATCCTATTGTCATAACACGGCTGTGCGATTGGTCAAACACCCTGAGAACCTGCATCACATTACTGATGTTGGGAAAGTTGACGCGGGTATATAAAGGAGGGACGTCTGGGTAAAATCATAACTCCCCAACACCTCTTAAAGAGATCTGGACACGCCGGGCTTTGGGTCTACGATGAGGGATCAGCAAACAACGTAAGTTTGGACTTGGGCTTTTCCTGGAACCTCTTTGTCATCCTACAACTATCGATGTGTTTAGGTTTCGTGGGATTTTTCAGGCTTACGACTGGTTGACCCTTTGAACCCCTGCTTTAATCTCCTATTTGTGCTTGTTTCTGCTCAGCATGGGCAAGGTGATGGTTCTGGAGAGGAAGTGTGCAGACAGGGCAGTGAAGCTCCGCTCGGCACTGGAGGTGCAGCTCAGCGGCGGCGTTTCCACCTCTGACGTGTGGGACAGGACGGTTTCCTTCTTCGCTGTCAAGAAGGCCCT is part of the Takifugu flavidus isolate HTHZ2018 chromosome 8, ASM371156v2, whole genome shotgun sequence genome and encodes:
- the her12 gene encoding hairy-related 12, giving the protein MAPCSTNYSTHQIHISEKDNIRLRKPVVEKMRRDRINSCIDQLKVILEKEFHKQEPNSKLEKADILEMTVSFLRQQLQPSLCGSSYSPGYTHCWRDSPHFLSAGSNPEVSAPSLQGPQQQKQQQLPQAQRGGSSSPVSSSPRPTTLEDNKSSRGPVWRPW
- the LOC130530469 gene encoding transcription factor HES-5-like, with amino-acid sequence MAPTVFGQATFPKEHLAPAHKLRKPMVEKLRRDRINTSIEQLKALLGPEFLRQQPDSKQEKADILEMAVSYLRGWQQQQQLQKASVLPGPVAARDGYSRCLQEAVSFLSRCELQTQAHRRLLGHFHGLQASSGTGHAPSTLSPPGSPLHQISSSKEAHQAGSALWRPW